The following are from one region of the Prosthecobacter debontii genome:
- a CDS encoding chitobiase/beta-hexosaminidase C-terminal domain-containing protein: MKNVNWNFLRWILLALSLSGGGQGAEFVHESPSGFTTAGDVNGDGRSDAVLVDRVSGVVTVGIQQADGSLIFRPPVASGIPEVSSMAMGRFQSADQDTLALTAPLANRVEVISLQAEDLLPFQAQYPLAEPQFLAAFGEGAFDDIAFAGGSMGTKSLGLMANLQNGKFTPTVSSVTSATLSGWNPVTFSRTGTVRLAYFEQAVSAILRVHTLPAGDYSDPLSVSDLRADSRLAYGQFDSAQSDFFIYVPGHEKVDVLSVAANEKSFLPGQTAVFDAPVTQMLRLKGEAEEADQMLILSADGSAGIYDFSRAGGFILEKALDLTGDPGAAQTAVVLADGSFALLTGRGADGGPVAYRLYRRGPEGYFAHSGGTLPRLGQGSAMWGNVFFFNGVPFLEENPRLVGQWSVGDWSSAMIFGATPRADGESFVSSTLGLGSRFTRQFNPKPMGAMGALANQYRDDISLARLDRTPRVLGEVSSGVGISPSGGVFSEAVLVSLTAAQPGASLHVRRTGSVDFEPYGAPFYLFRETTVEAYAKLTTGERTPVTRVVFHFNQPPEKQDADGDGVPDFVEVARNLDPTGGADSDGDGYSDLEELLAGTLLNDPESFPNEERANTAAKLNLAIQPLPWDGGSNHEVYASVGLAVECHEVDGALLGAGTADKPLDQPVAVFSAQPAEAQQRLLVVSTPLHYSLRSDGEGERRGRELIGLIEVPPAVPIEVAYQYQDGTLGTEVQSWITAAQAAYRSASPPLVIKAVGVDETLAFLLMEARLADLLQFRGLGGSTTGFSLTPFREHEYRDPFFPSTVSSAELRSLERAVGDPQFSTAVRLHDLLRHYETVVRNDAMDPAVELLKRLAREVYRVSSQHHDEEPGLLKPPLDVLRQFVRFINLDQEYANRVNLTEAELQQIYPILYPLRFDSPVRSHVTLTLQIPEETPLDGLTYAASVPEGELYVLMDARGRPFELPGHFRVTPGSQFSITAYDDLPSVGGKSALEVLSLSLTTLPLPSSTDADGNLLPDEWELLFFGRMGLNASLSMDGSGYSLLQEFLAGTDPTDAQSSPTGEIATFRFGPVSQERQPDGSFVIEFAWTNTLSGAFEFVVQSSADLVHFSPCDAEIQSLGENRYRAMVPASADPRAYYRVGVRLP; this comes from the coding sequence ATGAAGAACGTGAACTGGAACTTCCTACGGTGGATCTTATTAGCTCTCAGCCTGAGCGGTGGGGGGCAGGGGGCGGAGTTTGTCCACGAATCTCCGAGCGGCTTTACGACAGCCGGAGATGTCAATGGCGATGGACGCTCAGATGCCGTGCTGGTGGATCGCGTGAGTGGTGTTGTGACCGTGGGGATTCAGCAGGCCGATGGCAGCCTCATTTTCCGCCCACCTGTAGCGTCTGGAATTCCTGAAGTTTCCAGCATGGCGATGGGCCGCTTTCAATCGGCAGATCAAGACACCCTCGCACTCACGGCTCCCTTGGCGAATCGGGTGGAGGTGATTTCTCTCCAGGCAGAGGATCTGCTGCCTTTTCAGGCGCAGTATCCTCTGGCGGAACCGCAGTTCCTGGCTGCGTTTGGCGAAGGTGCGTTCGACGATATCGCTTTTGCGGGTGGCTCCATGGGGACGAAGTCTCTCGGTCTCATGGCGAATCTGCAGAACGGGAAATTCACCCCGACGGTGAGCTCGGTCACATCAGCCACGCTGAGCGGCTGGAATCCGGTGACGTTTTCTCGGACGGGGACGGTGAGGCTTGCTTATTTCGAGCAGGCCGTGTCTGCCATCCTTCGTGTTCACACATTACCCGCAGGAGACTATTCCGATCCTCTTTCCGTGAGTGATTTGCGTGCTGATTCGCGGCTCGCTTATGGTCAGTTCGACTCAGCTCAGAGTGACTTTTTCATCTATGTCCCTGGTCACGAGAAGGTGGACGTCTTGAGTGTGGCGGCGAACGAGAAGAGCTTTCTGCCGGGGCAAACAGCCGTCTTTGACGCACCAGTGACGCAGATGCTGCGGCTGAAAGGCGAGGCCGAGGAAGCGGATCAGATGTTGATTCTCTCTGCCGATGGGTCGGCAGGAATCTATGACTTCAGCCGCGCCGGAGGCTTCATTTTGGAGAAAGCACTGGATCTCACCGGAGATCCTGGGGCAGCCCAGACCGCTGTCGTTTTGGCTGACGGTTCCTTTGCTCTGCTGACCGGGCGTGGTGCCGATGGGGGACCTGTGGCTTATCGTCTGTATCGTCGAGGGCCTGAGGGCTACTTCGCCCATTCGGGGGGAACGCTACCACGACTCGGGCAGGGGAGTGCCATGTGGGGAAATGTGTTCTTCTTCAATGGGGTGCCTTTTCTGGAGGAAAACCCACGCTTGGTGGGGCAATGGAGCGTGGGGGATTGGTCCTCGGCGATGATTTTTGGAGCCACTCCGCGAGCCGATGGAGAATCCTTTGTGAGCAGCACGCTGGGGCTAGGCAGTCGTTTTACCCGCCAATTCAATCCCAAACCCATGGGGGCTATGGGGGCCCTGGCTAACCAATACCGCGATGATATTTCCCTGGCTCGGCTGGACCGAACCCCTCGGGTGTTGGGGGAAGTCTCCTCCGGCGTTGGTATTTCACCGAGCGGGGGAGTCTTCAGTGAAGCTGTGCTGGTGAGCCTGACCGCAGCGCAGCCCGGTGCTTCCCTGCATGTGCGGCGGACGGGATCAGTCGACTTTGAGCCCTATGGGGCTCCATTCTATCTGTTTCGGGAAACAACGGTGGAAGCCTATGCCAAACTGACCACAGGAGAGCGCACGCCCGTGACAAGAGTGGTGTTTCATTTCAACCAACCTCCCGAAAAGCAGGATGCGGATGGCGATGGCGTGCCGGACTTTGTCGAAGTGGCCCGGAACCTGGATCCCACCGGTGGAGCTGATTCGGATGGAGATGGATACAGTGATCTCGAGGAGCTTTTAGCAGGCACCTTGCTCAATGATCCAGAGAGTTTTCCGAATGAAGAAAGGGCTAACACCGCTGCTAAGTTAAATCTCGCCATTCAGCCGCTGCCGTGGGATGGCGGGTCTAACCATGAGGTTTACGCGAGCGTGGGGCTTGCTGTGGAGTGTCATGAAGTGGACGGAGCTTTGTTAGGTGCCGGCACGGCGGACAAGCCTTTGGATCAGCCGGTCGCGGTCTTTTCTGCTCAGCCCGCAGAGGCGCAGCAGCGTTTGTTAGTCGTTAGCACACCGCTGCATTATTCCCTGCGCAGTGATGGGGAAGGGGAGCGGCGTGGCAGGGAGTTGATCGGGCTGATCGAGGTGCCTCCGGCAGTGCCGATCGAAGTCGCCTACCAATACCAAGATGGAACGCTCGGAACCGAGGTGCAGAGCTGGATTACTGCAGCACAGGCTGCTTACCGCTCAGCCAGTCCGCCTCTGGTGATCAAGGCGGTGGGGGTGGATGAGACCCTGGCTTTTCTGCTCATGGAAGCACGCCTTGCGGATCTGTTGCAGTTCCGTGGGTTAGGCGGCTCGACGACGGGTTTCAGCCTAACTCCTTTTCGTGAGCATGAGTATCGGGATCCCTTTTTCCCTTCCACGGTGTCCAGTGCGGAACTGCGCAGCTTAGAACGTGCCGTGGGTGACCCGCAGTTTTCCACAGCGGTCCGCTTGCATGATCTGCTGAGACATTATGAGACGGTGGTGCGCAATGATGCCATGGATCCAGCCGTCGAACTGCTGAAGCGTCTCGCCCGTGAGGTTTACCGAGTGAGTAGCCAGCACCATGATGAAGAGCCTGGCCTGCTCAAACCACCTTTGGACGTGCTGCGGCAGTTTGTGCGTTTCATCAATCTCGACCAAGAATATGCCAACCGCGTCAATCTGACGGAGGCTGAACTGCAGCAGATTTATCCCATCCTCTACCCGCTTCGCTTTGATTCACCGGTGAGATCGCACGTGACTCTGACCCTCCAGATCCCAGAAGAAACGCCCCTGGACGGGCTGACCTATGCGGCGTCCGTGCCTGAGGGCGAGTTGTATGTGCTCATGGATGCCAGAGGACGTCCGTTTGAGCTCCCCGGGCATTTTCGGGTGACCCCAGGGAGCCAGTTTTCCATCACCGCTTACGATGATCTGCCCAGTGTCGGTGGAAAATCGGCCCTGGAAGTGCTTTCTTTGAGCCTAACAACCCTTCCTCTTCCGAGTTCCACCGATGCCGACGGCAATTTGTTACCCGATGAATGGGAGTTGCTGTTTTTTGGACGCATGGGGCTCAATGCCTCTCTGTCCATGGATGGCAGCGGCTACAGCTTGCTCCAGGAATTCCTGGCTGGCACAGATCCCACCGATGCCCAGAGCAGCCCTACGGGTGAAATTGCGACTTTCCGTTTCGGGCCTGTTTCCCAGGAGCGACAGCCTGACGGCAGTTTCGTGATTGAGTTTGCGTGGACCAATACGCTCTCAGGAGCCTTCGAGTTCGTCGTTCAAAGTTCTGCGGACTTGGTTCACTTCTCTCCCTGTGATGCAGAGATTCAGAGTCTAGGGGAGAATCGCTATCGAGCGATGGTTCCCGCCTCAGCAGATCCGCGTGCCTACTACCGGGTGGGTGTACGTCTGCCATAG
- the lysS gene encoding lysine--tRNA ligase: MQPAPEHTESELLQFRRNKLEEMQKRGIAAFGGKFDVTHAPGALKADFVEGIDVRVAGRILSRRQMGKATFFDIGDISGRIQCYLSKGDVGDEGYALFIEQIDIGDFVSLSGQTFVTKKGERSIHVKEFAPQSKALRPLPDKWHGVTDREIKYRQRYLDLISNDRSREVFVTRSKMVAEIRNFLQQRDFLEVETPMMQDVPGGAAARPFETHFNALDQKMYLRIAPELYLKRLLVGGFTKVFELNRNFRNEGVSRRHNPEFTMLEAYWAFSDFEQMADLVESMVCHLAEKFCGGLVIEHKDEEGNVTKTIDLSRPWKRTPYRDLVKGAAGEDWFALSKEAKVERAQSLGVQEIHAGDEHYELDQKIFEKLVEEKSFNPLFVTHVPKELVPLAKQNTTDDSVVDVYELVINGQEISPGYSELNDPIVQRERLEHQAGEEIQKIDEDFILALEHGMPPAGGIGIGIDRLIMMLTGAESIRDVVLFPQLKRKAD, translated from the coding sequence ATGCAACCTGCCCCTGAACACACCGAATCCGAACTGCTCCAATTCCGCCGCAACAAGCTGGAGGAGATGCAGAAACGTGGCATCGCGGCGTTCGGCGGTAAATTTGACGTCACCCATGCTCCGGGTGCTCTGAAGGCAGACTTCGTCGAAGGTATCGATGTCCGTGTGGCGGGTCGTATCCTTTCTCGTCGTCAGATGGGTAAGGCCACTTTCTTTGACATCGGTGATATCTCTGGCCGCATCCAGTGTTACCTGAGCAAAGGGGATGTCGGTGATGAAGGCTATGCGCTTTTCATCGAGCAGATCGACATCGGTGATTTCGTCAGTCTTTCCGGCCAGACTTTCGTGACCAAAAAAGGGGAGCGTTCCATTCATGTGAAGGAGTTTGCTCCGCAGTCCAAGGCCCTACGTCCGCTGCCGGATAAGTGGCATGGTGTGACGGATCGCGAGATCAAATATCGCCAGCGTTATCTGGACCTGATCTCCAATGACCGCAGCCGCGAAGTCTTCGTGACACGCAGCAAGATGGTGGCGGAGATTCGTAACTTCCTCCAGCAGCGCGATTTCCTGGAAGTGGAAACACCGATGATGCAGGACGTTCCTGGGGGTGCGGCGGCACGTCCGTTTGAGACCCACTTCAATGCCCTGGATCAGAAGATGTATCTGCGCATTGCGCCAGAGCTGTATTTGAAACGTCTTTTGGTAGGCGGTTTCACGAAGGTTTTCGAACTGAACCGTAACTTCCGCAATGAAGGTGTGAGCCGTCGTCACAACCCTGAGTTCACCATGCTGGAGGCCTACTGGGCGTTCTCTGACTTCGAACAAATGGCAGACTTGGTGGAAAGCATGGTTTGCCATTTGGCTGAGAAGTTCTGCGGAGGTCTGGTGATTGAGCACAAGGATGAAGAAGGCAATGTCACCAAGACGATTGACCTTAGCCGTCCTTGGAAGCGCACACCGTATCGTGATCTCGTCAAAGGCGCTGCCGGTGAAGACTGGTTTGCCCTGAGCAAGGAAGCCAAGGTGGAGCGTGCCCAGAGCCTCGGCGTGCAGGAAATTCACGCGGGTGATGAGCACTACGAGCTCGATCAGAAGATCTTTGAAAAGCTGGTGGAAGAGAAAAGCTTCAACCCGCTTTTCGTGACCCATGTGCCGAAAGAGCTGGTGCCGCTGGCTAAGCAGAACACGACGGATGACAGCGTGGTGGATGTGTATGAACTGGTGATCAACGGTCAGGAAATCAGCCCGGGTTACTCTGAGCTGAATGACCCCATCGTGCAGCGCGAGCGTCTGGAGCATCAGGCGGGTGAAGAGATCCAGAAGATCGATGAAGATTTCATCCTGGCTCTGGAGCACGGCATGCCGCCAGCAGGGGGCATTGGCATCGGCATTGACCGTCTCATCATGATGCTGACGGGTGCGGAGAGCATCCGTGATGTGGTGCTTTTCCCACAGCTCAAGCGCAAGGCGGATTGA
- a CDS encoding WD40 repeat domain-containing serine/threonine protein kinase: MTEEIPTKPMPRPVSCPDCGRPMPLDGPMWLCPACLAANFFSSDGAEPLSMDEPVRAAGDMIGRYRLMEPIGEGGFGIVYRAEQTQPFQRQVALKLIKPGLDSRVVVARFETERQAMALLDHPNIARALDAGTTADGRPFFVMELVEGLPVNLFCAKHRLTLNERLQLFLDICAGMEHAHAKGVIHRDLKPSNVMVSTGQKGDLPKVTIIDFGIAKALWQELTPHTLYTHPRQMLGTPEYMSPEQALHGGLNIDTRADVYSLGALLYEMITGQPPLSGAQLAQTGLDEWVRVIREVSPVRPSRRLATLGAEAQELKLLTSRTENELDWVVLKALAKERERRYQTVRELAEDVRRFLGDEAVSARPPSLSYITRKYVRRHRGQVLAAAAVVVVLVVGSVVSLTMAMRAEVAEKKTRHAFSLSDTTAAHDKVASQKYGEAVALLCRALRLDPHNREAAFRLMTLMAEAPVGVMDCPSLQHFESIWQGRFLPPDGKQILTASVRDGILALWDWQPGKVNRVRSFVMPDAISAFAVSADGRWVASGSVAEKSCQARVWSVESGDLQGQPLMMLGEDNAVKGSPHQVVSMAFSPDAQLLYTSTSDKALRAWRWVDSTLAWEVRGTSVARCLAVSSDGERVAAGYDDTRLGLYEALNGQVIHEAPVQRNRVEGVMFSPDSKRVLIKGGDTFSAVLDAKTGQKHGNLEHYDRLYDVAVEPGGERVATGGQDGYVRLRNLKGVFIHAERMPDVVRSLAFSPDGRWLAAGTQEPQATVSLMDGQTGVPLGAPLQMHRVVTDLSFHPQAQKLLVTCHSETAAVMDIRSRRLLPQILQTGEPVMMGGFLPEDSGVFVLTNSGTLRRQDWAGHLSKPLVELGRKPSAFYQTTGRQPRLVIAAGVRMTTVNLVTWQVEKEGMAPGPVVELHATEDGQRLLALDASRESVSLISLASNKVGYSWESDQGSITALTMSRDGRIVVTGHPNGMLVFHDLVHEARWAVKSRSKAEVLSLTLNPDGTRLVSGSQDALLYLWDVKSRTEVPESLARTPRHADSSMAGGVKTLFAQDAQQFLSYNSRDLRVRSFSAQTGQHTAPYLTHTSPVTHVVQSPEGGLLLTAELDNRVSLWSLSRYLPASVGFQLNASVVSLDFSANGRKALAVEKTGEVSVWSLPPSEGLPLPECFLRFAEGFGRWRLTSENVLQVMSYQVFDEARREVLALPDDPTNPQIAWMKWLAADPDERAERPE, encoded by the coding sequence ATGACTGAGGAGATTCCAACCAAGCCGATGCCGCGCCCGGTGTCTTGTCCGGACTGTGGGCGTCCCATGCCCCTGGATGGCCCCATGTGGTTATGCCCGGCTTGTTTGGCTGCGAATTTCTTCAGCTCGGATGGTGCCGAACCCTTGTCCATGGATGAGCCGGTGCGGGCCGCTGGGGACATGATTGGGCGCTATCGTTTGATGGAGCCCATCGGCGAAGGCGGCTTTGGCATCGTTTATCGTGCGGAGCAGACGCAACCGTTTCAGCGTCAGGTGGCCTTGAAGTTGATCAAGCCAGGATTGGATAGCCGAGTCGTCGTCGCCCGATTTGAGACGGAAAGACAGGCCATGGCTTTGCTGGATCATCCGAATATCGCACGTGCTCTCGATGCGGGAACCACGGCTGATGGGCGTCCGTTTTTCGTGATGGAATTGGTGGAGGGGCTGCCGGTGAATCTGTTTTGCGCGAAGCACAGGTTGACGCTCAATGAGCGTCTGCAACTCTTTTTGGACATCTGTGCGGGGATGGAGCACGCGCATGCCAAGGGCGTCATCCATCGTGACTTGAAGCCTTCCAATGTGATGGTTTCCACTGGGCAAAAGGGAGATTTGCCGAAGGTCACCATCATTGACTTTGGCATCGCAAAAGCACTCTGGCAGGAACTGACACCCCATACGCTCTACACGCATCCACGACAGATGCTGGGAACGCCGGAATACATGAGCCCGGAGCAGGCTCTTCATGGTGGATTGAATATCGATACTCGAGCCGATGTGTATTCACTGGGCGCGCTTTTGTATGAGATGATCACCGGGCAACCACCGCTGAGCGGTGCGCAGCTTGCCCAGACAGGCCTGGATGAATGGGTGCGCGTGATTCGAGAGGTCTCTCCGGTTCGTCCATCGCGTCGGTTGGCCACGCTTGGGGCTGAAGCGCAAGAGTTGAAACTCCTCACTTCAAGAACCGAAAATGAATTGGATTGGGTGGTACTGAAGGCTTTGGCTAAAGAGCGCGAGCGTCGGTATCAAACCGTGCGTGAGCTCGCGGAAGATGTGCGGCGTTTTCTGGGAGATGAGGCAGTCAGTGCCCGACCTCCTAGCCTCAGCTACATCACCCGAAAGTATGTGCGGAGGCATCGCGGACAGGTTCTAGCAGCGGCTGCCGTGGTGGTGGTTTTAGTGGTGGGGTCGGTGGTCAGTTTGACCATGGCCATGCGTGCCGAAGTGGCGGAGAAGAAAACACGTCATGCCTTCAGCCTTTCGGATACGACGGCGGCCCACGACAAGGTGGCTAGCCAAAAGTATGGTGAAGCCGTGGCTCTCTTGTGTCGAGCCTTGCGATTGGACCCGCACAATCGGGAAGCGGCTTTCCGACTGATGACTCTGATGGCAGAAGCCCCTGTGGGCGTGATGGATTGCCCATCGCTTCAACATTTTGAATCCATTTGGCAAGGGCGCTTTCTCCCGCCGGATGGGAAGCAGATTTTGACCGCATCCGTGAGGGACGGCATCTTGGCTTTGTGGGATTGGCAGCCTGGGAAGGTGAATCGCGTCCGCAGTTTTGTCATGCCCGATGCCATCTCTGCCTTTGCTGTTTCTGCAGATGGCCGCTGGGTGGCTTCGGGTTCAGTCGCTGAAAAGAGCTGCCAAGCGCGAGTGTGGTCCGTTGAGAGTGGAGATTTGCAGGGGCAACCCCTGATGATGCTTGGTGAAGACAACGCGGTTAAGGGGAGTCCTCACCAAGTGGTGTCGATGGCTTTTTCTCCCGATGCACAACTCCTCTACACTAGCACCTCGGACAAAGCTCTACGAGCCTGGAGATGGGTTGACTCGACTTTGGCATGGGAGGTCAGAGGGACATCCGTGGCGCGGTGTCTCGCTGTCTCCAGCGATGGGGAACGTGTGGCGGCCGGTTATGATGATACTCGGTTGGGGCTTTACGAGGCCTTGAACGGTCAGGTGATTCATGAGGCACCTGTGCAGCGCAATCGAGTGGAGGGGGTGATGTTCAGCCCCGACAGCAAGAGGGTGCTCATCAAAGGGGGGGATACCTTTTCGGCAGTTCTGGATGCCAAAACGGGTCAAAAGCACGGCAATCTCGAGCACTATGATCGGCTCTATGATGTGGCGGTCGAACCAGGAGGCGAACGTGTGGCGACAGGGGGGCAGGACGGTTACGTGCGGCTACGAAATCTCAAAGGTGTATTCATTCATGCCGAGCGTATGCCGGATGTGGTGCGGTCGCTGGCCTTTTCACCGGATGGTCGTTGGCTGGCTGCTGGAACGCAGGAACCTCAGGCCACCGTATCGCTCATGGATGGTCAAACCGGCGTGCCTCTGGGAGCCCCTCTCCAGATGCATCGCGTGGTGACGGATCTATCGTTTCATCCCCAGGCACAGAAGCTTCTCGTGACCTGTCATTCTGAAACGGCGGCGGTCATGGACATTCGTTCGCGACGATTGCTCCCCCAGATTTTACAAACGGGTGAACCTGTGATGATGGGAGGTTTTTTGCCTGAGGACTCCGGCGTCTTCGTTTTGACAAATTCGGGCACGTTACGGCGCCAAGATTGGGCGGGGCATCTGTCAAAACCTCTCGTCGAGTTGGGCCGAAAACCTTCGGCTTTTTATCAAACCACAGGCCGACAACCGAGATTGGTGATAGCTGCCGGGGTACGCATGACCACCGTTAATTTAGTGACATGGCAGGTGGAAAAGGAGGGCATGGCCCCTGGTCCTGTGGTGGAGCTTCACGCGACGGAGGATGGGCAACGCTTGCTGGCTTTAGATGCGAGTCGGGAATCGGTCAGTCTGATCTCGCTGGCTTCCAATAAAGTTGGTTATTCTTGGGAATCCGATCAGGGAAGTATCACGGCTTTGACCATGAGTCGAGATGGGCGGATAGTTGTGACGGGACATCCGAATGGGATGCTTGTTTTTCATGATCTCGTCCATGAGGCGAGATGGGCGGTGAAGTCCCGAAGTAAGGCTGAGGTGTTGAGCTTGACGTTGAATCCCGATGGCACTCGTTTGGTTTCGGGTTCACAGGACGCTCTTTTGTATCTCTGGGATGTGAAGTCGAGGACCGAAGTGCCAGAATCTTTAGCGAGAACACCTCGCCACGCCGATAGCTCGATGGCAGGTGGTGTGAAGACACTGTTTGCTCAAGATGCCCAGCAGTTCCTGAGCTACAATTCGAGGGATCTTCGCGTTCGCAGTTTTAGCGCGCAGACAGGGCAACACACAGCCCCTTATTTGACTCATACCAGTCCGGTCACGCACGTTGTTCAGTCTCCTGAAGGAGGGCTCCTGCTGACCGCTGAGTTGGACAATCGTGTCTCCTTGTGGAGCTTATCGCGTTATCTGCCAGCGTCTGTGGGTTTCCAATTGAATGCTTCCGTGGTGAGTCTGGATTTTTCGGCCAATGGCCGGAAAGCATTGGCCGTGGAAAAGACGGGAGAAGTGTCTGTCTGGAGCCTTCCTCCTTCAGAAGGACTCCCATTGCCAGAATGCTTTTTGCGTTTTGCGGAGGGATTTGGCCGCTGGAGATTGACCTCAGAGAATGTCTTGCAGGTGATGTCGTATCAAGTGTTCGATGAAGCCCGCCGAGAAGTTTTGGCTTTGCCTGATGATCCCACCAATCCTCAAATCGCCTGGATGAAATGGTTGGCTGCCGATCCTGACGAACGTGCGGAACGGCCTGAGTGA
- a CDS encoding RNA polymerase sigma factor, producing the protein MFHDLSVGGKASFPETRWSLVLAAGGEDASLRRAALSELCQQYWYPLYAYVRRRGATPDDAQDITQGFFEHLLELKVIERLGGADKGKLRSYLLTSIQNWMTKQYHKRAAQKRGGGTVFSMDSLTAEERYKLEPSHSETPERLFERRWALTLLDQAIVRLRADYESAGKGELAALLIPMLSRGDAKVPMAELAVKADVTEGHLRVLLYRIRKHFRSALCEVIAQTVGDEAEVTEELKHLQAILMK; encoded by the coding sequence GTGTTTCATGATTTGTCAGTGGGAGGGAAGGCGAGCTTTCCTGAGACGCGGTGGAGCCTAGTTTTGGCTGCCGGCGGGGAAGATGCATCTCTGAGGCGCGCGGCTTTATCCGAGCTTTGCCAGCAGTATTGGTATCCGCTTTATGCCTATGTGAGGAGGCGAGGAGCGACCCCTGACGATGCTCAAGATATCACGCAGGGATTCTTTGAGCATTTGCTGGAACTCAAGGTGATTGAGAGACTCGGCGGAGCCGATAAAGGTAAGCTGAGATCTTATCTGCTGACTTCCATCCAGAACTGGATGACCAAGCAGTATCACAAGCGTGCTGCGCAAAAGCGTGGAGGGGGAACGGTCTTTTCCATGGACTCCCTGACCGCAGAGGAGCGTTATAAGCTGGAGCCTTCCCATTCAGAGACTCCTGAACGATTGTTTGAGCGGCGTTGGGCTTTGACCCTTTTGGATCAAGCGATCGTGCGCTTGCGGGCTGACTACGAGTCTGCCGGGAAGGGGGAGCTTGCTGCTTTATTGATTCCCATGCTCAGCCGAGGAGATGCCAAGGTGCCGATGGCCGAATTGGCTGTGAAGGCGGATGTGACGGAAGGGCATCTCCGCGTGCTTCTCTACCGAATCCGCAAACATTTCCGCTCCGCGCTCTGTGAAGTGATTGCTCAGACGGTGGGAGATGAGGCCGAGGTCACCGAAGAGCTGAAGCATCTCCAGGCCATTCTGATGAAATGA